From the genome of Vicia villosa cultivar HV-30 ecotype Madison, WI linkage group LG2, Vvil1.0, whole genome shotgun sequence, one region includes:
- the LOC131648175 gene encoding uncharacterized protein LOC131648175 isoform X2, which yields MDFEASDVREPVFCDDFESEDGDDVLLLTRISPVASLGTFSNKCDVSGKRKSDDRNSLHIKVKKSKVSTYDDHDKDEDDIHLSDNSFSSLKRDLALLENLFEVGRRKTRVEEKRLQFIKREIEECCKELESKKKKVSLFRRMKEAYNKMQGKIEECIKDFIVKEGQLYLMEDLIGERTQELKTKEIELNQVKSSISKEIELRQVIDKIDKECGRKEDEFKALSQKIAECTLELKAKEKELDAMNKLIGMQAKEIESERKKLEGKEREFEYQMKELVSKENHLESRLAELESNEKHFEIRLKEHESKERDFEGQVKEMESKKKHFERRVNELESKENILIGRVKEFESIKKEFELPMKELVKELESKQKHFKGQMKVFESTKKQLEDKVKEMESIKKHFERRYNELESKENILVGRVKEFESKKKEFELPLKELVKKLESKQKHFNRGMKVLESIEQIEGRVKELESKERELEDHVKDIKSKEEDLEGRVKDIKLKEEELDGRVKEFESNKKHFESQFQNFKSKEKQFEGLWKELELRENKFNVKVKELNLKEKLFGGQVNDHESKMNKIDRQLKEPELTEKQYEVLTKYIVEEKDSGLQLDKYEKADEVESLCSDVLVNMLESSDPAKLVLDIILNPTIPLCDKKGDNAVIINDSCIYLLEQLMTITPNIKPCVREEALKLALDLKANMKENAENSLGPLGFLLLLSIYGLVTFFIEDEILELFAFVAHHKIALELFRTLGFANKVSVADFVENLIKKKQFVGAVRFSCEYDLANKNQLADLLQEHVQNVKLICETNCKNNNSIEIKDKARDQETASLGTVLQCFSDHSLEPKDLLEKILRTSRK from the exons ATGGATTTTGAGGCTTCTGATGTGAGGGAACCTGTTTTTTGTGATGACTTTGAATCGGAAGATGGTGATGATGTTCTTTTGCTAACTAGGATTTCCCCGGTTGCAAGTTTGGGAACATTTAGTAATAAATGTGATGTGTCTGGTAAAAGGAAATCCGATGATAGAAATTCCTTGCATATTAAAGTTAAGAAATCAAAGGTGTCAACATATGATGATCACGACAAAGATGAAGATGATATTCATTTGTCCGATAATTCGTTTTCCTCGCTGAAGAGAGACCTTGCATTGTTAGAAAATTTATTTGAGGTAGGCAGAAGGAAGACGAGAGTAGAAGAGAAGAGATTGCAGTTCATAAAGAGAGAGATTGAGGAGTGCTGCAAAGAGCTTGAAAGTAAGAAAAAGAAAGTTAGTTTGTTTAGAAGAATGAAAGAAGCTTACAACAAAATGCAGGGAAAAATTGAAGAATGTATCAAGGATTTTATAGTGAAGGAAGGACAGCTCTATTTGATGGAGGATTTGATTGGCGAACGCACGCAAGAGCTCAAGACGAAAGAGATTGAACTTAATCAAGTGAAGAGTAGCATTTCAAAAGAAATAGAACTTCGTCAAGTCATTGATAAAATTGATAAGGAATGTGGAAGGAAGGAAGATGAATTCAAGGCTCTTTCCCAAAAAATTGCTGAATGTACTTTGGAACTTAAGGCCAAAGAGAAGGAGCTTGATGCAATGAACAAATTAATTGGCATGCAAGCAAAAGAAATAGAGTCCGAAAGGAAGAAGTTAGAGGGTAAAGAAAGGGAGTTTGAATATCAAATGAAAGAGTTGGTATCAAAAGAAAATCATTTGGAAAGCCGATTGGCGGAGCTTGAGTCAAATGAGAAGCATTTTGAAATCCGATTAAAGGAGCATGAAtcaaaagaaagagattttgaaggcCAAGTGAAGGAGATGGAATCTAAAAAGAAGCACTTTGAAAGACGAGTCAATGAGTTAGAGTCTAAAGAGAACATACTTATAGGGCGGGTGAAGGAGTTTGAATCCATAAAGAAGGAATTTGAATTACCCATGAaggagttggtaaaggaactggAATCAAAACAGAAGCATTTCAAAGGCCAAATGAAGGTGTTTGAGTCTACAAAAAAACAACTTGAAGACAAAGTAAAGGAGATGGAATCTATAAAGAAGCACTTTGAAAGAAGATACAATGAGTTAGAGTCAAAAGAAAACATACTTGTAGGGCGGGTGAAGGAGTTTGAATCCAAAAAGAAAGAGTTTGAATTACCCCTGAAGGAGTTGGTAAAGAAGCTGGAATCAAAACAGAAGCATTTCAACCGCGGAATGAAGGTGCTTGAGTCTATAGAGCAAATTGAAGGCAGAGTAAAGGAACTTGAATCAAAAGAGAGAGAACTTGAAGACCATGTGAAGGACATTAAATCAAAAGAGGAGGACCTTGAAGGTCGAGTGAAGGACATTAAATTAAAGGAGGAGGAGCTTGATGGTCGAGTTAAGGAGTTCGAATCAAATAAGAAGCATTTTGAAAGCCAATTTCAAAacttcaaatcaaaagaaaagcAATTTGAAGGATTGTGGAAAGAACTTGAATTAAGAGAGAATAAGTTCAATGTAAAGGTTAAGGAGCTCAACTTAAAAGAGAAGCTGTTTGGAGGACAAGTCAATGATCATGAGTCAAAGATGAATAAAATTGATAGGCAACTAAAGGAGCCTGAGTTGACAGAAAAACAATATGAAGTATTAACAAAATATATTGTTGAGGAAAAAGATTCGG GATTGCAGTTGGATAAATATGAGAAAGCTGATGAGGTTGAGTCACTTTGCAGTGATGTTTTAGTTAATATGCTAGAATCATCAGATCCAGCAAAACTTGTTTTGGATATAATATTGAACCCCACTATTCCACTTTGTGATAAGAAAGGAGACAATGCTGTGATTATTAATGATAGTTGCATCTATCTGCTAGAACAACTGATGACAATCACACCAAATATCAAACCTTGTGTGCGAGAAGAAGCATTGAAGCTAGCACTTGACTTGAAAGCTAACATGAAAGAAAATGCTGAAAATTCTTTGGGGCCCCTTGGTTTTCTACTGCTTTTGTCGATTTATGGATTGGTTACTTTTTTTATTGAAGATGAAATTTTGGAGCTTTTTGCATTTGTTGCTCATCACAAGATAGCTTTGGAGCTGTTTAGAACCCTTGGCTTTGCAAATAAAGTTTCTG TTGCAGATTTTGTTGAGAATCTTATCAAGAAGAAGCAGTTTGTGGGAGCTGTTAGATTCAGTTGTGAATATGACTTGGCTAACAAGAATCAGCTAGCTGATCTCTTGCAAGAACATGTCCAAAATGTCAAACTCATTTGTGAGACCAATTGCAAGAACAACAACTCCATTGAAATCAAG GATAAGGCCAGAGATCAAGAAACTGCTAGTCTGGGAACTGTGCTACAGTGCTTTTCAGATCACAGCCTAGAACCTAAGGAT
- the LOC131648175 gene encoding uncharacterized protein LOC131648175 isoform X1, whose translation MDFEASDVREPVFCDDFESEDGDDVLLLTRISPVASLGTFSNKCDVSGKRKSDDRNSLHIKVKKSKVSTYDDHDKDEDDIHLSDNSFSSLKRDLALLENLFEVGRRKTRVEEKRLQFIKREIEECCKELESKKKKVSLFRRMKEAYNKMQGKIEECIKDFIVKEGQLYLMEDLIGERTQELKTKEIELNQVKSSISKEIELRQVIDKIDKECGRKEDEFKALSQKIAECTLELKAKEKELDAMNKLIGMQAKEIESERKKLEGKEREFEYQMKELVSKENHLESRLAELESNEKHFEIRLKEHESKERDFEGQVKEMESKKKHFERRVNELESKENILIGRVKEFESIKKEFELPMKELVKELESKQKHFKGQMKVFESTKKQLEDKVKEMESIKKHFERRYNELESKENILVGRVKEFESKKKEFELPLKELVKKLESKQKHFNRGMKVLESIEQIEGRVKELESKERELEDHVKDIKSKEEDLEGRVKDIKLKEEELDGRVKEFESNKKHFESQFQNFKSKEKQFEGLWKELELRENKFNVKVKELNLKEKLFGGQVNDHESKMNKIDRQLKEPELTEKQYEVLTKYIVEEKDSVTSYMDYQLSATIDGTGLQLDKYEKADEVESLCSDVLVNMLESSDPAKLVLDIILNPTIPLCDKKGDNAVIINDSCIYLLEQLMTITPNIKPCVREEALKLALDLKANMKENAENSLGPLGFLLLLSIYGLVTFFIEDEILELFAFVAHHKIALELFRTLGFANKVSVADFVENLIKKKQFVGAVRFSCEYDLANKNQLADLLQEHVQNVKLICETNCKNNNSIEIKDKARDQETASLGTVLQCFSDHSLEPKDLLEKILRTSRK comes from the exons ATGGATTTTGAGGCTTCTGATGTGAGGGAACCTGTTTTTTGTGATGACTTTGAATCGGAAGATGGTGATGATGTTCTTTTGCTAACTAGGATTTCCCCGGTTGCAAGTTTGGGAACATTTAGTAATAAATGTGATGTGTCTGGTAAAAGGAAATCCGATGATAGAAATTCCTTGCATATTAAAGTTAAGAAATCAAAGGTGTCAACATATGATGATCACGACAAAGATGAAGATGATATTCATTTGTCCGATAATTCGTTTTCCTCGCTGAAGAGAGACCTTGCATTGTTAGAAAATTTATTTGAGGTAGGCAGAAGGAAGACGAGAGTAGAAGAGAAGAGATTGCAGTTCATAAAGAGAGAGATTGAGGAGTGCTGCAAAGAGCTTGAAAGTAAGAAAAAGAAAGTTAGTTTGTTTAGAAGAATGAAAGAAGCTTACAACAAAATGCAGGGAAAAATTGAAGAATGTATCAAGGATTTTATAGTGAAGGAAGGACAGCTCTATTTGATGGAGGATTTGATTGGCGAACGCACGCAAGAGCTCAAGACGAAAGAGATTGAACTTAATCAAGTGAAGAGTAGCATTTCAAAAGAAATAGAACTTCGTCAAGTCATTGATAAAATTGATAAGGAATGTGGAAGGAAGGAAGATGAATTCAAGGCTCTTTCCCAAAAAATTGCTGAATGTACTTTGGAACTTAAGGCCAAAGAGAAGGAGCTTGATGCAATGAACAAATTAATTGGCATGCAAGCAAAAGAAATAGAGTCCGAAAGGAAGAAGTTAGAGGGTAAAGAAAGGGAGTTTGAATATCAAATGAAAGAGTTGGTATCAAAAGAAAATCATTTGGAAAGCCGATTGGCGGAGCTTGAGTCAAATGAGAAGCATTTTGAAATCCGATTAAAGGAGCATGAAtcaaaagaaagagattttgaaggcCAAGTGAAGGAGATGGAATCTAAAAAGAAGCACTTTGAAAGACGAGTCAATGAGTTAGAGTCTAAAGAGAACATACTTATAGGGCGGGTGAAGGAGTTTGAATCCATAAAGAAGGAATTTGAATTACCCATGAaggagttggtaaaggaactggAATCAAAACAGAAGCATTTCAAAGGCCAAATGAAGGTGTTTGAGTCTACAAAAAAACAACTTGAAGACAAAGTAAAGGAGATGGAATCTATAAAGAAGCACTTTGAAAGAAGATACAATGAGTTAGAGTCAAAAGAAAACATACTTGTAGGGCGGGTGAAGGAGTTTGAATCCAAAAAGAAAGAGTTTGAATTACCCCTGAAGGAGTTGGTAAAGAAGCTGGAATCAAAACAGAAGCATTTCAACCGCGGAATGAAGGTGCTTGAGTCTATAGAGCAAATTGAAGGCAGAGTAAAGGAACTTGAATCAAAAGAGAGAGAACTTGAAGACCATGTGAAGGACATTAAATCAAAAGAGGAGGACCTTGAAGGTCGAGTGAAGGACATTAAATTAAAGGAGGAGGAGCTTGATGGTCGAGTTAAGGAGTTCGAATCAAATAAGAAGCATTTTGAAAGCCAATTTCAAAacttcaaatcaaaagaaaagcAATTTGAAGGATTGTGGAAAGAACTTGAATTAAGAGAGAATAAGTTCAATGTAAAGGTTAAGGAGCTCAACTTAAAAGAGAAGCTGTTTGGAGGACAAGTCAATGATCATGAGTCAAAGATGAATAAAATTGATAGGCAACTAAAGGAGCCTGAGTTGACAGAAAAACAATATGAAGTATTAACAAAATATATTGTTGAGGAAAAAGATTCGG TTACGTCTTACATGGATTATCAATTAAGTGCTACCATTGATGGAACAGGATTGCAGTTGGATAAATATGAGAAAGCTGATGAGGTTGAGTCACTTTGCAGTGATGTTTTAGTTAATATGCTAGAATCATCAGATCCAGCAAAACTTGTTTTGGATATAATATTGAACCCCACTATTCCACTTTGTGATAAGAAAGGAGACAATGCTGTGATTATTAATGATAGTTGCATCTATCTGCTAGAACAACTGATGACAATCACACCAAATATCAAACCTTGTGTGCGAGAAGAAGCATTGAAGCTAGCACTTGACTTGAAAGCTAACATGAAAGAAAATGCTGAAAATTCTTTGGGGCCCCTTGGTTTTCTACTGCTTTTGTCGATTTATGGATTGGTTACTTTTTTTATTGAAGATGAAATTTTGGAGCTTTTTGCATTTGTTGCTCATCACAAGATAGCTTTGGAGCTGTTTAGAACCCTTGGCTTTGCAAATAAAGTTTCTG TTGCAGATTTTGTTGAGAATCTTATCAAGAAGAAGCAGTTTGTGGGAGCTGTTAGATTCAGTTGTGAATATGACTTGGCTAACAAGAATCAGCTAGCTGATCTCTTGCAAGAACATGTCCAAAATGTCAAACTCATTTGTGAGACCAATTGCAAGAACAACAACTCCATTGAAATCAAG GATAAGGCCAGAGATCAAGAAACTGCTAGTCTGGGAACTGTGCTACAGTGCTTTTCAGATCACAGCCTAGAACCTAAGGAT
- the LOC131648176 gene encoding FRIGIDA-like protein 5, whose protein sequence is MDFEASDVREPVFCDDFKPEDGDDVLLLTRISSIASLGTCSNKRDVSLKRKFDDSNSLHIKVKKSKVSTYVDRDKDEDDIHLSDKIIRPCKPADNSFSSLKRDLALLEKLFEEGRRKTGVEEKRLQCIKREIEECCKVLESKKKKVSFVRRMKEAHNKMQGKVEECMQDFVVKEGQLHLMEDLSGERMQELKTKKIELNQVKGKIDKDCGRKEDELKALSQKIAECTLELKAKEKELDAMNKLIGGQAEELESERKKLEGKEREFECQMKELVSKQRHLESRLEELESNEKHFEIRFKELESKERDFEGQVKEMESKKKDFVRRVNELESKENILVGRVKEFESKKKEFELPLKELVKKLESKQKHFNRGMKVLESIEQIEGRVTELESKERKLEDHVKDIKSKEEELDGRVKEFESNKKHFESQFQNFKSKEKQFEGLRKEFELRKNKFKVKVKELNLKEKLFGGQVKYLESEMNKIDRQLKEPELTEKQYEVLTKYIAEEKDSGLQLDSNEKTDGVESLRSGVLVNLLESSDPAKLVLDIILNPTIPLCDKKGDHAVIINDSHINLLEQLMTISPYIKPSVRKEALKLALDLKANVKENTENYLSVLGFLLLLSIYGLVTFFIEDEILEFYASVAHYKIAAKLFKNLGFANKVSDFVENLIKRKQIVGAVRFSCEYNLADKNQLIDLLQEHIRDARQICEISCNNSNSNEIKDKARDREIACLETVLQCISDHGLEHKVLFNKEIKYRILELKGYKGN, encoded by the exons ATGGATTTTGAGGCTTCTGATGTGAGGGAACCTGTTTTTTGTGATGACTTTAAACCGGAAGATGGTGATGATGTTCTTTTGCTAACTAGGATTTCCTCGATTGCGAGTTTGGGAACATGTAGTAATAAACGTGATGTGTCTCTTAAAAGGAAATTTGATGATAGCAATTCCTTGCATATTAAAGTTAAGAAATCAAAGGTGTCAACATATGTTGATCGCGACAAAGATGAAGATGATATTCATTTGTCCGATAAAATTATAAGGCCATGCAAGCCAGCTGATAATTCGTTTTCGTCGCTGAAGAGAGACCTTGCATTGTTAGAAAAATTATTTGAGGAAGGCAGAAGGAAGACGGGAGTAGAAGAGAAGAGATTGCAGTGCATAAAGAGAGAGATTGAGGAGTGCTGCAAAGTGCTTGAAAGTAAGAAAAAGAAAGTTAGTTTTGTTAGAAGAATGAAAGAAGCTCACAATAAAATGCAGGGGAAAGTTGAAGAATGTATGCAGGATTTTGTAGTGAAGGAAGGACAGCTCCATTTGATGGAGGATTTGAGTGGAGAGCGCATGCAAGAGCTCAAGACTAAAAAGATTGAACTTAATCAAGTGAAGGGTAAAATTGATAAGGACTGTGGGAGGAAGGAAGATGAACTCAAGGCTCTTTCCCAAAAAATTGCTGAATGTACTTTAGAACTTAAGGCCAAAGAGAAGGAACTCGATGCAATGAACAAATTAATTGGCGGGCAAGCAGAAGAATTAGAGTCCGAAAGGAAGAAGTTAGAGGGTAAAGAAAGGGAGTTTGAATGTCAAATGAAAGAGTTGGTATCGAAACAAAGGCATTTGGAAAGCCGATTGGAGGAGCTTGAGTCAAATGAGAAGCATTTTGAAATCCGATTCAAGGAGCTTGAAtcaaaagaaagagattttgaaggtCAGGTGAAAGAGATGGAATCTAAAAAGAAGGACTTTGTAAGACGAGTCAATGAGTTAGAGTCAAAAGAGAACATACTTGTAGGGCGAGTGAAGGAGTTTGAATCCAAAAAGAAAGAATTTGAATTACCCCTGAAGGAGTTGGTAAAGAAACTGGAATCGAAACAGAAGCATTTCAACCGCGGAATGAAGGTGCTTGAGTCTATAGAGCAAATTGAAGGCAGAGTAACGGAACTTGAATCAAAAGAGAGAAAACTTGAAGACCATGTGAAGGACATTAAATCAAAAGAGGAGGAACTTGATGGTCGAGTTAAGGAGTTCGAATCAAATAAGAAGCATTTTGAAAGCCAATTTCAAAacttcaaatcaaaagaaaagcAATTTGAAGGATTGAGGAAAGAATTTGAATTAAGAAAGAATAAGTTCAAAGTAAAGGTTAAGGAGCTCAATTTAAAAGAGAAGCTGTTTGGAGGTCAAGTCAAATATCTTGAGTCAGAGATGAATAAAATTGATAGACAACTAAAGGAGCCCGAGTTGACAGAAAAACAATATGAAGTATTAACAAAATATATTGCTGAAGAAAAAGATTCAG GATTGCAGTTGGACTCAAATGAGAAAACTGATGGGGTTGAGTCACTTCGCAGTGGTGTTTTAGTAAATCTGCTAGAATCATCAGATCCAGCAAAACTTGTGTTGGATATAATACTGAACCCCACTATTCCACTTTGTGATAAGAAAGGAGACCATGCTGTGATTATTAATGATAGCCACATCAATCTGCTAGAACAACTGATGACAATCTCACCATATATCAAACCTAGTGTACGAAAAGAAGCATTGAAGCTAGCACTTGATTTGAAAGCTAACGTGAAGGAAAATACTGAAAATTATCTGTCGGTTCTTGGTTTTCTACTGCTTTTGTCCATTTATGGATTGGTTACTTTTTTTATTGAAgatgaaattttggagttttatgCATCTGTTGCTCATTACAAGATAGCTGCGAAGCTGTTCAAGAACCTGGGCTTTGCGAATAAAGTTTCTG ATTTTGTTGAGAATCTtatcaagagaaagcaaattGTTGGAGCTGTTAGATTCAGTTGTGAATATAACTTGGCTGACAAGAATCAACTAATTGATCTCTTGCAAGAACACATCCGGGATGCCAGACAGATATGTGAGATCAGTTGCAACAACAGCAACTCCAATGAAATCaag GATAAGGCGAGAGATCGAGAAATTGCTTGTCTGGAAACTGTTCTACAGTGCATTTCAGATCACGGCCTAGAACATAAGGTTCTGTTTAACAAGGAGATTAAATATCGCATTCTTGAGCTAAAAGGATATAAAGGCAATTAG